Part of the Acidobacteriota bacterium genome, GCCGCGCTGGTGCGCGGCATCCGTCTGGTGGAATCGGCACTGGGCGATGGGCGGAAACGTCGCATGCCAGAGGAAGAGGACACCGCGCGCGTCGCCCGGCGCAGCCTGGTCGCCGCCTGTGCGCTGCCCGCGGGCACGGTGGTCGAAGAACAGCACGTCGCCATCTTGCGTCCCGGAACCGGGATGCCGCCGGCGCAGAGGGCGCGGCTGATCGGGCGCCGGGCGCTGCACGACATCGCGCCCGGAACGTTGCTGACCCTGGAAATGTTTTCATGAGAAGCATCGGCGTGGTCACCGGGGCACGTTCTGACTACGGCATCTACGTGCCAATCCTGCGGAAGATCTGCACGGATCCGGAACTCGAACTACGGTTGTTCGTCACGGGCATGCACCTTTCGGAGGAGCACGGCATGACGGTCAAGGTCATCGAGTCGGATGGCTTTCCCATCGCTGAGCGTGTCGACATCGAGCTCTCCGCCGACACGCCGGAAGGCATTGCGCGCTCCATGGGACTGGGTGTAGTGGGCTTCAGCCAGGTCTACGCCCGCAAGAAGCCGGATCTCCTGCTGGTGCTGGGCGATCGCTTCGAGATCCTGGCGGCGGTGGCGGCGGCGCTGCCTTTCCTCATCCCGGTGGCGCACATCGCCGGGGGCGACCTCACCGAGGGCGCAATCGATGACGCCATGCGCCACGCCATCACCAAGATGAGCCACTTGCACTTCGTCACCACCGAAGCGGCACGGGCCCGGGTGCTGCAGATGGGCGAGGAGTCTTGGCGGATACACGTCACCGGCGATCCTGGGTTAGACCATATCCCTGCACTTGAACTGCTGGGGCGCGAAGCACTGGAACAGCTGTTCGGGATGAAACTGGAGCCGTCGCCCATGTTAGTCACTCTCCATCCGGAGACGCTCGACTACCAGCGGACGTCGCACCACGTCCAGGAGTTGCTGGCGGCGCTGGACTCGATAAAGATGCCCATTGTCTTCACCGCGCCCAACGCTGACACCGCCGGCCGGGAGATCCGCGAAGCGATCGAGCGATTCGTGGCGTCCCGTGCCAACACGCGCCTGGTCGTGAACCTGGGGACGCAGGCCTACTTCTCCATGATGAAGCTGGCAGCGGTGATGGTGGGAAACTCGTCGAGTGGCATCATCGAGGCCGCCAGCTTCGCGCTGCCGGTGGTCAACATCGGCGACCGCCAGCGCGGACGTGTTCACGCCCAGAACGTGCTGCACGTTCCGGCGGAGCGAGGTGCGATCTCGGCCGCCATCAAGCAGGTACTCGCACCCGAGTTCCGGAAGTCGCTGCGGGGCATCCGCAACCCGTACGGCGACGGCCACGCCGCGAGCAGGATCGTGGACGTGCTGAAGCGCGCGGCGCTCGACCAGCTGGTGCACAAGAAGTTCTCTGACCTCACGGCACTCCCGGTGTCGCGGATTGACGCAGACGGCAGATCCATA contains:
- the neuC gene encoding UDP-N-acetylglucosamine 2-epimerase; translated protein: MRSIGVVTGARSDYGIYVPILRKICTDPELELRLFVTGMHLSEEHGMTVKVIESDGFPIAERVDIELSADTPEGIARSMGLGVVGFSQVYARKKPDLLLVLGDRFEILAAVAAALPFLIPVAHIAGGDLTEGAIDDAMRHAITKMSHLHFVTTEAARARVLQMGEESWRIHVTGDPGLDHIPALELLGREALEQLFGMKLEPSPMLVTLHPETLDYQRTSHHVQELLAALDSIKMPIVFTAPNADTAGREIREAIERFVASRANTRLVVNLGTQAYFSMMKLAAVMVGNSSSGIIEAASFALPVVNIGDRQRGRVHAQNVLHVPAERGAISAAIKQVLAPEFRKSLRGIRNPYGDGHAASRIVDVLKRAALDQLVHKKFSDLTALPVSRIDADGRSIVK